Proteins co-encoded in one Xylanibacillus composti genomic window:
- a CDS encoding NAD(P)-binding domain-containing protein codes for MKTVGFIGLGTMGMPMAANLLRNGVSLTVYSRSRNKVRELVELGAEAASSPADTVRDSEAVFTMLTDDQAVEEVYFGPNGIMHALRPGIALVDASTVSPSLSERIFRECALHLVDFLDAPVTGSRPAAESAQLTFLVGGKAEVLDSHRDLLLAMGRQAIHMGPAGSGSKAKLAVNMVLGIQMTGLAEGLATAVKSGIAPGAFLEAIASGGAASRTAEMKGERILKRDFSQQFALALMLKDLKLASRHASNLQVPAPMLNAAKNIMQMANNHGWGQQDLSAVVKLYEEWIEQTVTPPAEQPGAALDGATSPAEHSAQPTNSAMSTARQERRRSARVPMNIDLKLSVYQWEQEGAFSGQTVEGKLTDLSENGLQVATAHPLSRDMFVVIHFRQEAELPPMTARIIRVEAHGDVYHYGCMLSGLPPVIKRRLEFYIEKKLSESAGS; via the coding sequence ATGAAAACCGTTGGATTTATAGGATTAGGCACGATGGGCATGCCCATGGCAGCCAACCTGCTTAGGAATGGCGTATCTCTGACCGTCTATAGCCGCAGCAGGAACAAGGTCCGCGAGCTTGTGGAGCTCGGTGCGGAAGCCGCCTCCAGTCCAGCCGACACCGTACGGGATTCGGAGGCGGTCTTCACCATGCTGACGGATGACCAAGCCGTGGAAGAGGTGTATTTCGGACCGAACGGCATCATGCATGCCCTGCGGCCAGGCATTGCACTTGTTGACGCCAGTACGGTTTCTCCTTCTTTGTCTGAACGGATCTTTCGCGAATGCGCCCTGCACCTGGTCGATTTTTTGGATGCGCCTGTAACCGGCAGCCGCCCCGCCGCTGAAAGCGCACAGCTGACCTTTCTTGTCGGCGGCAAGGCAGAAGTTCTGGACAGTCATCGCGACTTGCTGCTCGCCATGGGTCGTCAGGCTATCCATATGGGACCTGCCGGGTCCGGCTCCAAAGCCAAGCTGGCGGTCAATATGGTGCTCGGCATCCAAATGACCGGATTGGCGGAAGGTTTAGCGACCGCTGTGAAATCAGGCATAGCTCCCGGAGCGTTCCTGGAGGCGATTGCCAGCGGCGGTGCTGCCAGCCGCACTGCAGAGATGAAGGGAGAGCGCATCCTGAAGCGGGATTTCAGCCAGCAATTTGCGTTGGCGCTCATGCTCAAGGATCTGAAGCTGGCCTCCCGGCATGCCAGCAACCTCCAAGTGCCTGCCCCGATGCTGAACGCGGCCAAGAACATCATGCAGATGGCCAACAACCATGGCTGGGGGCAGCAGGACCTGTCTGCAGTCGTGAAGCTGTACGAGGAGTGGATCGAACAGACAGTCACGCCGCCTGCCGAACAGCCCGGCGCAGCCCTTGACGGCGCGACTTCTCCAGCAGAACATAGTGCGCAGCCTACGAATTCCGCAATGAGCACAGCCAGACAAGAACGCCGCAGAAGCGCACGCGTGCCGATGAATATCGATCTGAAGCTGTCTGTGTACCAATGGGAGCAGGAAGGCGCCTTCTCCGGGCAAACGGTGGAGGGGAAATTGACGGACTTGTCCGAAAATGGGCTGCAGGTTGCCACGGCTCATCCGCTTTCGCGCGATATGTTCGTCGTGATCCACTTCCGCCAGGAGGCCGAGCTGCCGCCGATGACGGCCCGAATCATCCGGGTAGAGGCACACGGTGACGTCTATCATTACGGGTGCATGCTGTCCGGCTTGCCGCCAGTGATCAAGCGTCGTCTTGAATTCTACATAGAGAAAAAGCTGAGCGAATCTGCCGGCTCATGA
- the ppnP gene encoding pyrimidine/purine nucleoside phosphorylase, translating into MDKFEQVTVLKAANIYYDGKVSSRVVQFQDGSRKTLGIMLPGQYEFSTDTQEVMEIVSGQLRVLLPDATEWLEIDGAGEFTVPAGTTFKLDIRTVTDYCCSYA; encoded by the coding sequence ATGGACAAATTTGAGCAGGTGACCGTGCTGAAGGCCGCCAACATTTATTATGACGGCAAGGTGAGCAGCCGGGTCGTTCAATTTCAGGACGGAAGCCGCAAGACCCTGGGCATTATGCTGCCCGGACAATATGAATTTTCGACGGATACGCAAGAAGTGATGGAGATCGTATCCGGCCAGCTCCGGGTGCTGCTGCCGGATGCGACCGAGTGGCTGGAGATTGATGGCGCAGGCGAATTCACGGTTCCGGCAGGGACAACCTTCAAGCTGGACATTCGTACCGTGACCGACTATTGCTGTTCCTATGCTTGA
- a CDS encoding ABC transporter permease gives MANSAMQSIRDNGRAAAARIRALFRAGDGVQNSIPSAFVVLIRKEIADHVRSWRFMVLLGIIMLTCLASLYTALNSIQEAIRADQSENGFIFLKLFTVSDGTLPSFIGFVGFLGPLLGIGLGFDAINSERNKGTLSRIMAQPVHRDDLLNAKFVASLTVIGLMFLSLGFLVMGMGILMIGIPPTLEEFLRVLCFLGVTVFYVGFWLNLSIVCSVRFRQPATSALSCIAVWLFFSFFYDMLLSLIGRSLAPDAAATTDQVLSYQESMLWLSRFSPYTLFNEATTTLLMPSVRTLGPITMEQAYGAIASPLPLGQSLLLVWPHLTGLAAATLLCFAASYVMFMRQEIRGRA, from the coding sequence ATGGCCAACTCCGCCATGCAGAGCATACGGGATAACGGGCGGGCAGCTGCCGCGCGCATCCGGGCGTTATTCCGTGCCGGCGACGGTGTGCAGAACAGCATTCCCTCCGCCTTCGTTGTGCTCATTCGCAAAGAAATTGCCGATCACGTGCGCAGCTGGCGGTTTATGGTGCTGCTCGGGATTATCATGCTTACGTGTCTGGCCTCGCTCTACACAGCCTTGAACAGCATCCAGGAAGCGATTCGCGCGGATCAATCGGAGAACGGCTTCATCTTCCTTAAGCTGTTCACCGTTTCAGACGGTACGCTTCCATCCTTCATCGGCTTTGTCGGGTTTCTTGGTCCCTTGCTCGGCATCGGACTCGGCTTCGATGCGATCAACAGCGAGCGCAATAAAGGAACCTTAAGCCGGATCATGGCGCAGCCCGTTCACCGGGACGATCTGCTGAACGCCAAATTTGTCGCTTCCCTGACGGTGATCGGGCTGATGTTCCTGTCGCTCGGCTTCCTGGTCATGGGGATGGGAATCTTGATGATCGGCATCCCTCCGACCTTGGAGGAGTTTTTACGGGTGCTCTGCTTCCTCGGAGTCACGGTGTTCTATGTAGGCTTCTGGCTCAATCTGTCTATCGTCTGCTCTGTGCGGTTCAGACAGCCTGCCACTTCCGCGCTGTCCTGCATCGCGGTATGGCTGTTCTTCAGCTTTTTCTACGATATGCTGTTGAGCCTGATCGGCCGAAGCCTGGCTCCGGACGCCGCCGCTACAACCGACCAGGTGCTCAGCTATCAGGAGAGCATGCTCTGGCTTAGCCGCTTCTCCCCTTATACCCTGTTCAACGAGGCGACGACAACCCTGCTGATGCCGTCCGTCCGCACACTGGGGCCGATCACCATGGAGCAGGCTTACGGCGCGATCGCCAGCCCGCTGCCATTGGGACAAAGCTTGCTGCTCGTATGGCCGCACTTGACAGGACTGGCCGCCGCCACACTGCTTTGCTTCGCGGCATCGTATGTGATGTTTATGCGTCAGGAAATTCGCGGACGCGCCTAA
- a CDS encoding secondary thiamine-phosphate synthase enzyme YjbQ, which yields MQIISLQTEFHDQFVDITARVQELVRQNNWQNGAVLVYCPHTTAGIAINENADPDVVRDVLRRLDEVYPWNHAKDLHAEGNTAAHLKAITTGTSQHVLVQNGRLQLGTWQGIYFCEFDGPRARKVWVQFIKGEEA from the coding sequence ATGCAAATCATCTCTCTGCAAACCGAATTCCATGACCAGTTCGTGGATATCACTGCCCGCGTCCAGGAATTGGTTCGACAAAATAATTGGCAGAATGGAGCCGTGCTCGTCTACTGCCCGCATACGACAGCGGGGATTGCCATTAATGAGAATGCCGACCCCGATGTGGTTCGGGATGTGCTGCGCCGGCTTGACGAGGTGTATCCCTGGAACCATGCCAAGGATCTGCACGCCGAAGGCAATACCGCAGCGCACTTGAAGGCGATCACTACCGGCACTTCCCAGCATGTGCTGGTGCAGAACGGACGATTGCAATTAGGGACGTGGCAAGGGATTTACTTCTGTGAATTTGATGGCCCCCGTGCCAGAAAGGTATGGGTACAATTTATCAAGGGAGAGGAAGCTTAG
- a CDS encoding ABC transporter ATP-binding protein, which translates to MKEPVIDIQDLTKTYGESRAVDRLSLTIHRGEIFGLLGPNGAGKSTTILMLLGLSEPDSGSVKVLGIDSTRQPIQVKRRVGYLPDDVGFYEDRTGWENLMLTARLNRVPDKEAAERAERLLREVGLLDAAHKKAGAYSRGMRQRLGLADVLIKGPEIIILDEPTLGIDPKGMSELLELIQRLSREQGLTVLLSSHHLHQVQQICDRVGLFVSGRLLAEGDVPTLSRKLFADDLIPVSAELDACSPELLERIRSIEGVAQAGITDADNGQGVTLQAACTEDRSAEIARTVVQAGAQLYRLERKQYGLDEIYQRYFAGGEDHGQLRHAEHTG; encoded by the coding sequence GTGAAAGAACCGGTGATCGACATACAGGACTTGACAAAAACCTACGGGGAGAGCCGAGCCGTCGACCGCCTGAGCCTGACGATTCACCGCGGGGAGATCTTCGGGCTGCTTGGTCCGAACGGAGCGGGCAAGTCTACCACCATATTGATGCTGCTGGGGCTGAGCGAGCCGGATTCCGGCTCGGTCAAGGTGCTGGGCATCGATTCCACGCGCCAGCCGATCCAGGTCAAGCGGCGCGTCGGCTACTTGCCGGACGATGTCGGCTTCTATGAGGACCGAACCGGTTGGGAGAACTTGATGCTGACTGCCAGGCTGAACCGCGTTCCTGATAAGGAAGCTGCGGAAAGAGCCGAGCGGCTGCTGCGGGAGGTCGGCCTGCTGGACGCAGCCCATAAGAAGGCCGGCGCATATTCGCGCGGCATGCGCCAGCGGCTTGGCTTGGCGGACGTGCTTATCAAAGGGCCGGAAATCATCATCCTTGACGAGCCGACGCTCGGCATTGACCCCAAAGGGATGAGCGAGCTGCTGGAACTGATCCAGCGCCTTAGCCGGGAGCAAGGGTTAACCGTGCTGCTTTCCTCGCATCATCTTCACCAGGTGCAGCAAATCTGCGACCGGGTCGGGCTGTTCGTAAGCGGCAGATTGCTGGCCGAAGGGGATGTGCCTACTTTGTCCCGCAAGCTGTTTGCGGACGATCTCATTCCGGTTTCGGCCGAGCTCGATGCTTGCAGTCCGGAGCTGCTGGAGCGCATTCGCTCCATAGAAGGAGTCGCTCAAGCCGGCATCACCGATGCGGATAACGGTCAGGGCGTGACGCTTCAGGCCGCCTGCACGGAGGACAGAAGCGCCGAGATTGCCCGTACCGTCGTGCAGGCGGGGGCGCAATTATACAGACTGGAGAGAAAACAGTACGGCCTGGACGAAATCTATCAACGCTATTTCGCAGGAGGTGAGGACCATGGCCAACTCCGCCATGCAGAGCATACGGGATAA
- a CDS encoding glucose-6-phosphate isomerase, translated as MSKLQFDFTSALDFAGKHEVEYLAEPIRLAHEQLHQKTGAGNDYLGWIDLPTAYDKEEFARIQQAAKTIQSNSDVLIVIGIGGSYLGARAALEMLTNSFYNLQSKEERKAPQILFAGHQISSTYTKQLLDYVADKDVSVNVISKSGTTTEPAIAFRLFRDFLESKYGKEEARKRIYATTDREKGALKKLADAEGYETFVIPDDVGGRYSVLTAVGLLPIAAAGIDIEAMMKGAADASAEYANPNVAENASYQYAAIRNALYRKGKTTEILVNYEPSLHYFSEWWKQLFGESEGKDNKGIYPASVDFSTDLHSMGQFIQEGTRNIFETVIQVGTPREELIIQEEAENLDGLNFLAGQTMDFVNKKAFQGTLLAHVDGGVPNLVVTVPELTPYWFGYLVYFFEKACGISGYLLGVNPFDQPGVEAYKKNMFALLGKPGFEKEKAVLEARLHNTEA; from the coding sequence ATGTCCAAGCTGCAATTTGATTTCACTTCGGCACTGGATTTTGCAGGCAAGCATGAGGTGGAATATCTCGCTGAGCCGATCAGGCTCGCGCATGAACAACTGCACCAGAAGACGGGAGCAGGCAATGATTATTTGGGATGGATCGATCTGCCCACAGCATACGACAAAGAGGAGTTTGCCAGAATCCAGCAAGCTGCCAAGACGATTCAATCCAACTCGGATGTATTGATTGTCATCGGGATTGGCGGATCTTATTTGGGCGCTCGCGCAGCGCTGGAGATGCTGACCAACTCCTTCTATAATCTGCAATCCAAGGAAGAGCGCAAGGCGCCGCAAATTTTGTTCGCCGGCCATCAGATCAGCTCGACCTATACGAAGCAGCTGCTCGATTATGTAGCGGACAAGGATGTTTCGGTCAATGTCATTTCGAAATCAGGCACGACAACTGAGCCGGCTATTGCCTTCCGCCTGTTCCGAGATTTCCTGGAAAGCAAGTACGGCAAGGAAGAAGCGCGGAAGCGCATCTATGCGACGACCGACCGCGAGAAAGGCGCGCTCAAGAAGCTGGCGGATGCCGAAGGATATGAGACGTTCGTCATTCCGGACGATGTGGGCGGCCGCTACTCCGTATTGACCGCAGTGGGACTGCTGCCGATTGCAGCGGCCGGCATCGATATCGAAGCGATGATGAAAGGCGCTGCGGACGCATCGGCGGAGTACGCGAATCCGAATGTGGCGGAGAATGCCAGCTACCAGTATGCGGCGATTCGCAACGCGTTGTACCGCAAGGGCAAGACCACTGAGATTTTGGTCAATTACGAGCCTTCCCTGCACTATTTCTCGGAATGGTGGAAGCAGCTGTTCGGCGAGAGCGAAGGCAAGGACAATAAGGGAATCTACCCGGCATCCGTTGATTTCTCGACCGATCTGCATTCGATGGGACAATTCATTCAGGAAGGGACCCGCAACATTTTTGAAACAGTCATTCAGGTGGGAACGCCTCGGGAAGAGCTCATCATCCAGGAGGAAGCGGAAAATCTCGACGGCTTGAACTTCCTGGCCGGCCAGACGATGGATTTCGTCAACAAAAAGGCCTTCCAGGGAACGCTGCTCGCACACGTGGACGGCGGCGTGCCAAACCTGGTAGTGACTGTGCCGGAGCTGACTCCTTATTGGTTCGGCTACCTGGTTTATTTCTTCGAGAAGGCCTGCGGCATCAGCGGCTACCTGCTTGGCGTCAATCCATTTGACCAGCCGGGCGTCGAGGCCTACAAGAAAAACATGTTTGCCCTTCTGGGCAAGCCGGGCTTCGAGAAGGAAAAAGCCGTATTGGAAGCGCGCTTGCACAACACCGAAGCGTAA
- a CDS encoding YigZ family protein gives MLHAYRTFSQTGEKEIVIKRSRFIGHGAPVETEEEALAFIAAIRKTHAAATHNCFAYMIGERDQIQKFSDDGEPSGTAGKPILEVLKNQKLKNVAVVVTRYFGGIMLGAGGLVRAYTDGAVAASEASVPVEQVLHRLVRIRVDYTWLGKLENELRLRETLLEETLYTDLVTLQCLPREEEHEAFVAWMTDLTQGRGEIELGDPRYVPHPISD, from the coding sequence ATGCTGCACGCATACCGAACTTTCAGCCAAACTGGGGAAAAAGAAATCGTCATCAAGCGATCCCGATTTATAGGACATGGCGCTCCTGTAGAAACGGAGGAGGAGGCGCTCGCCTTCATCGCCGCTATACGCAAAACCCATGCAGCGGCCACGCACAACTGCTTCGCCTACATGATCGGGGAGCGCGATCAGATTCAGAAGTTTTCCGATGACGGCGAACCGAGCGGAACGGCGGGCAAGCCGATTCTAGAAGTATTGAAGAACCAGAAACTGAAAAATGTCGCGGTAGTGGTGACCCGCTATTTCGGCGGCATTATGCTTGGTGCTGGCGGGCTGGTTCGCGCCTACACAGACGGTGCAGTAGCGGCCTCGGAAGCTTCAGTGCCTGTTGAACAGGTCCTGCACAGGCTGGTTCGCATCCGCGTTGATTACACGTGGCTGGGCAAGCTGGAGAACGAGCTGCGGCTGCGGGAGACGCTCCTCGAGGAAACGCTCTACACTGATCTGGTGACGCTGCAATGCTTGCCTCGGGAAGAGGAGCATGAGGCATTCGTTGCGTGGATGACGGACTTGACGCAAGGGCGGGGAGAAATAGAACTGGGCGATCCGCGGTATGTGCCCCATCCTATTTCCGACTAA
- a CDS encoding TetR/AcrR family transcriptional regulator, translated as MARKAVEQELNRDIILNVAREQFASKGYAAVSMRSIANAMGYSHGSLYYHFKEKAELFYALVKQDFKVLLGRQKEIIAQHAGDGQTLLRVMMSEFLKFGLQNRNQYEIMFLLKDADLQRYSRTEQAQVFELFSAAVAELLRERGEEDIQRKLYTLPWSLFMSLHGFITYCIRFNQCYEEVEKLAREHVDFLCRSI; from the coding sequence ATGGCGAGAAAAGCAGTCGAACAGGAGCTGAATCGGGACATTATCCTCAATGTGGCCAGGGAACAGTTCGCCAGCAAAGGCTACGCCGCCGTTTCCATGCGAAGCATTGCCAACGCGATGGGATACAGCCACGGATCGCTGTATTACCATTTCAAGGAGAAGGCGGAGCTGTTCTACGCCCTGGTCAAGCAAGACTTCAAGGTATTGCTAGGCCGGCAAAAGGAGATTATCGCGCAGCATGCGGGCGACGGACAGACGCTGCTGCGGGTGATGATGTCTGAATTTTTGAAATTCGGGTTGCAAAACCGCAATCAGTACGAAATCATGTTTTTGCTCAAGGATGCAGATTTGCAGCGCTATTCGCGAACTGAGCAAGCCCAAGTATTCGAATTGTTCTCGGCAGCTGTAGCGGAGCTGCTGCGGGAGAGGGGAGAGGAGGACATTCAGCGCAAGCTGTACACGCTTCCCTGGAGTCTGTTCATGTCGCTGCACGGCTTCATTACGTACTGCATCCGGTTTAATCAATGCTATGAGGAAGTGGAAAAACTGGCTCGGGAGCATGTGGATTTTTTGTGCCGTTCCATCTGA